GGATCTCATCTTTGAAGCTacgtttttattttaaattgtcTATGTATACTCTAATACCTAATATTACTGCCTAATTATTCGTATGATTTTAAAGCTAATAACTTGTGTTTCGAAAATATTGTTCAGGCAGGAATTTTGATTCTAATCACTCAACATTTTCATATCAAAATAACGTATTCATCATTCACACAACGTCATGAATGAAAATAAAACATCACCAACTCCACAAATTTAAATCCCTGCCATCTATACCACAAACAGaaggacaaaaaaaaaagagagagtgaAAGATAATAAAGTACTCATCCTGGTGAGTCGGGTCACTTGTAAGtttgaaatttgttagggttaAAATTAACGAACATCTGCCAACTGATCAGAGTGGCGCAGCGGAAGCGTGGTGGGCCCATAACCCACAGGTCCGAGGATCGAAACCTCGCTCTgatattatttttggtttttaagCTTGGTCGGTTCGACTAAAAGCTACCTGATCCCATGTCTGTAAACGTGATTGATAGAAATCTTAATGAAAATGATTTAGTTGAGAGTCTTAAGACTGCTGTTATTAATTTAGAGGAGTGGGATGCATAAACTACTTTAGGCTACAGAAATAAGGCGAGCTATGAGTAAAAATGCAGCGCACTCTAGTACTTAACTTGATCGTACACCAGATTTACACTTCTAGGTTTACTTGGGAAAATATGTCCTTGTTCATGAACACAGTTAGAAGATACTTTATCCGCTCTTATACAATCTGCAGACAATCCcttaattttggttttaatggtaTGTTTCATCCGGATATACCTTTTGGTTGTTGCTGGTAGACCCTGAAGCTAGTTAACCCATCAGATTTTACACTAATAATGCGAATGAGAAAGATGAAAATTCACTAATATCAAACAATGTCATTTAACATTTGATGATCCATTTCAGTTGCCATAGCCAGGAATACACCATTCCAATTCCACAATATATCGACATCAACATCAGAGGTAAAAAGGGAAGTCTTTCACTTCCTAGAAGGTAAGGTTGCAAAAACTGACCCCATACCtctatagccaacagacccaacAAATAAATCATACTGACCCATCCAACAACAAAACCAGCACCACTGTTCATTTCATGACTAGAAGGCTTTCGTCCTTTTGATGTTTTCCCATCACTTTTCCCTCTATGTAAGGGTTCCCCCACTGCTTTAGATGAGCTTTTGCCAAATTGGGAGGTGAGGACTGATATCAGGAGAAGGGAGTGTAAAAGAAGTAACAACACTTTTATTGGATATTCTTTGGCTTCAAATAGAAGAGGGAACAACGAATAGCATGACACTGCATCAGAAATAGGTAAAGAGCAGTCCAACGTTAATTCTCAATCATATTAACAAGATTTGTTCGGTGTGTTTTCGATTGAGTGAAAGCATGCAGGTGTAGAATTGATCACAATGAGTTTCTATGTTTAACTAAATTTACAGCGACTGAGTACAGAAGAAAAGCGCGTGTACCTACTGAGAGTAAGAAATAATGTTTTGCATCCTCTACACTCTGGATTGCAACAATGGCAAGGGGAATCATGAAATGAAGGGATGCCTTCTCATGGACATGCCACCCAAAGAGAAAACCACAGGTATATGCATAGGCTACCCATCTTGTGATCATCCGTGGCTGAGGATCTTTCCATGCTTTAAACAAACATGGAGATAGTGCAAGTacaaccaacaacattgttgcTAAAGGGGTAACCTGCAATTCCACAGAAGAAATAAAACACATTATTTATTAAATAGACCACATCAGTTATAGGCAAACACAATTTACTTAATTTGTGTTTTGGTAGGTGCGAGGAATGTGTCCTCTAAGAAATAATGATTACCTGAGGAACCAAATCATGGGATGAATATGAGATGTAAGTAATCAAGAAATAATGATTACCTGAGGAAGCACCGCAAACGGTGATGAGTCTCCCACTAGACCACCAGTGAAAGAAGCTGCGGGTGTCTGGATGTTAAACCCCAATTTTGCGAGCAAGAAAGTAAGTCCTTTGTCTAAAATTATGTAAAATACCCAGAAATTAGGAGCCCAGTATGCATGGCAAAGTCCCCTGCCGAAAGGAAACATGCGATGTAGGACTTGTTGTATCTGCAAGGAAAAGCTTTACATCTGATTCAGTTTCGATATTGCAAATCATCTAGGTGAAAACTATTGAAAATCAGATAGGAAATAATTATCAAATTAGATCAGTCAATCACAAGCACATAAAATAAAACATCCCAAGAATGATATAAAGATTCCAACTCCCCATCCACTAAGTCCTAAGGATGTCCATGAATCCAATCTACAATATCAGCTCTTCAACCATGTAACCATGAATGTATATTTTCTGTTTTAATCTATCTGTTCCTCTCATGTGTTTCTATTACGGTTGAAACCCACATTCTAATTTGTTAGAAACGTCATCAAAGAGATACTACATTTCAGTATTCACTACAAAAATCAATCAGTCAGAGAGATTACCTGACCAGTATACAAAAACGGTCCGAATGCAACAGCAAAGACCATACCAACTGCAATTCCCATCATTACAAACCTTCCAATAGACTTAGCAAATCCTCCTTTACAATAACGTCTCAGTAGATATACAAAGTATACTGGAGCAGCCACAGCAAACAAATGCTTAAAACATAACAATAcggcaaaaaaaaaatccccGATCAAATCTTTTCCTTCTTCCAAAAACGAAAGAGATATCAAAAGAATCCCTAAAAGAAACCCATTATACTGAAAATGTATATGATCCACAATAATAAGTGAAGGAGACCAAATAAGCAGAATCCAAAGAAtctttctcttcttaatatctAAGGTTTTACTTAACCTATAAACTCCATAAAACAAACACAGATCAGATACAATCACACTAATTCTCTGAAAATAAATGACTGAATCAGACTCATAATTTAAACCCTTTTGAAGATCAACTATTTTTGGATCAACTAGATGGGCGAAGATAGATAGCAATTTCTCAAAGTATGCGAATAATGGTGGGTAATCAAGTGTCCATGGACTAGTTTCATCTGAGTACCAATTAGAAAGAGGAAGTGATGATGTTATAGCTAACCAGTTGCGATGAACTTCAAAATCTGTACTTCTATAGGAAGGAATTAGAAGGAGTTTAACGCAGGTTGCAATTCCCGCTAACCAAGCAAATTCTTCCATTGCTatattcaaaattagggttacagtaTCTCACATGGACGAGGAACAGAGAGATAGAAGCTGTCGAAGAGAATGGTACGGAGATTGGAGAtcgagatttggttgagaagccTTTCGCCGCCGAGAGTAACTGCGAGCCCAAATTTGTGCACCTCATGGGGTGTTTGGTCACAGGGAATGAAATCAGTTTCTTGCTGATACAATTCCATTCACATGTTTGTTAAATAAGAGCACATGTTTGGTAAATAAGAGCAGAGTGGTTAGGAATAAGATTCCCAGATAAGAACCATCATCTTGGGGATACATGAAAACTTTTGGGCGTATAGACTTATTATGCCATCCAATGCAAGATGTTAAGGGGTGTCCTAGTGATGCTTAAGTTACTGTAATACCCTTACATGGTTTAAATTACATTACCACCCTTCCGTttaattaaaaatttaaaaaaccaaaaacccttctctctccctcttcttctcattttcttctccaaaattataaaaattctgaaaatttctTTGTTCGATTAAATTTTCGATTAAATACATACATGACACCTCGTGTTAAGTGATGCCCAAGAAATACGGTGTCGAATCCTGGTATTGCTTCTGTAGCATCTCAATCTAGGGTTTTTGGAAAGTGGAAATTATATAAATGCCCTCCATTCTGACGGGTTATACAAATACCCTTCTGAGACAATAAAAATACCGCTCTCCAATTACAGGCCCATCAGGGGTCCATCAACATTTTTCTTATTTCCACATTTAGCCTTCCTCTTTCAATCTTcctttcttctttaatcttcgaTTACATCTCCTCACCGTCTCCATCACCATCTCCATtcagagaaaagaaagaaaaaaattgaagccCTCCACCACCGTCTCCATcgctaccaccaccatctccgtcGTCATCACAACCAACA
The nucleotide sequence above comes from Papaver somniferum cultivar HN1 chromosome 8, ASM357369v1, whole genome shotgun sequence. Encoded proteins:
- the LOC113302111 gene encoding probable dolichyl pyrophosphate Glc1Man9GlcNAc2 alpha-1,3-glucosyltransferase; this translates as MEEFAWLAGIATCVKLLLIPSYRSTDFEVHRNWLAITSSLPLSNWYSDETSPWTLDYPPLFAYFEKLLSIFAHLVDPKIVDLQKGLNYESDSVIYFQRISVIVSDLCLFYGVYRLSKTLDIKKRKILWILLIWSPSLIIVDHIHFQYNGFLLGILLISLSFLEEGKDLIGDFFFAVLLCFKHLFAVAAPVYFVYLLRRYCKGGFAKSIGRFVMMGIAVGMVFAVAFGPFLYTGQIQQVLHRMFPFGRGLCHAYWAPNFWVFYIILDKGLTFLLAKLGFNIQTPAASFTGGLVGDSSPFAVLPQVTPLATMLLVVLALSPCLFKAWKDPQPRMITRWVAYAYTCGFLFGWHVHEKASLHFMIPLAIVAIQSVEDAKHYFLLSVVSCYSLFPLLFEAKEYPIKVLLLLLHSLLLISVLTSQFGKSSSKAVGEPLHRGKSDGKTSKGRKPSSHEMNSGAGFVVGWVSMIYLLGLLAIEVWGQFLQPYLLGSERLPFLPLMLMSIYCGIGMVYSWLWQLKWIIKC